A genomic stretch from Gallus gallus isolate bGalGal1 chromosome 13, bGalGal1.mat.broiler.GRCg7b, whole genome shotgun sequence includes:
- the FGF1 gene encoding fibroblast growth factor 1 isoform X2: MAEGEITTFTALTERFGLPLGNYKKPKLLYCSNGGHFLRILPDGKVDGTRDRSDQHIQLQLSAEDVGEVYIKSTASGQYLAMDTNGLLYGSLPGEECLFLERLEENHYNTYISKKHADKNWFVGLKKNGNSKLGPRTHYGQKAILFLPLPVSAD; encoded by the exons ATGGCCGAGGGGGAGATAACCACCTTCACCGCCCTGACCGAGCGCTTCGGCCTGCCGCTGGGCAACTACAAGAAGCCCAAACTCCTGTACTGCAGCAACGGGGGCCACTTCCTACGGATCCTGCCGGACGGCAAGGTGGACGGGACGCGGGACCGGAGCGACCAGCACA TTCAGCTCCAGCTCAGCGCGGAAGATGTGGGCGAGGTCTATATAAAGAGCACAGCGTCGGGGCAGTACCTGGCAATGGACACCAACGGGCTCCTGTATGGCTCG ctacCAGGCGAGGAGTGCTTGTTCCTTGAGAGGCTCGAGGAGAACCATTACAACACATACATCTCCAAAAAGCACGCAGACAAGAACTGGTTCGTCGGGCTGAAGAAAAACGGGAACAGCAAGCTGGGGCCGCGGACTCACTATGGGCAGAAGGCGATCCTCTTCCTCCCATTGCCGGTGTCGGCTGACTGA
- the FGF1 gene encoding fibroblast growth factor 1 isoform X1 produces the protein MAEGEITTFTALTERFGLPLGNYKKPKLLYCSNGGHFLRILPDGKVDGTRDRSDQHIQLQLSAEDVGEVYIKSTASGQYLAMDTNGLLYGSQLPGEECLFLERLEENHYNTYISKKHADKNWFVGLKKNGNSKLGPRTHYGQKAILFLPLPVSAD, from the exons ATGGCCGAGGGGGAGATAACCACCTTCACCGCCCTGACCGAGCGCTTCGGCCTGCCGCTGGGCAACTACAAGAAGCCCAAACTCCTGTACTGCAGCAACGGGGGCCACTTCCTACGGATCCTGCCGGACGGCAAGGTGGACGGGACGCGGGACCGGAGCGACCAGCACA TTCAGCTCCAGCTCAGCGCGGAAGATGTGGGCGAGGTCTATATAAAGAGCACAGCGTCGGGGCAGTACCTGGCAATGGACACCAACGGGCTCCTGTATGGCTCG cagctacCAGGCGAGGAGTGCTTGTTCCTTGAGAGGCTCGAGGAGAACCATTACAACACATACATCTCCAAAAAGCACGCAGACAAGAACTGGTTCGTCGGGCTGAAGAAAAACGGGAACAGCAAGCTGGGGCCGCGGACTCACTATGGGCAGAAGGCGATCCTCTTCCTCCCATTGCCGGTGTCGGCTGACTGA